The Magallana gigas chromosome 6, xbMagGiga1.1, whole genome shotgun sequence genome includes the window taacatgaaagtataacaataggGTTTGGAGTATAGGCAAAGAGTTGTAACTTTATATTGAGGTGAGGATTATCTAAACAATAAATGGCTTTCTTAGTTGTTCAGTTGACAAAAAAGTTGTACATACTTGGTAATACAGAAGAAATACATTGTTATTTtcttttgccaaaaaaaaaaaccaatggcTATATGCTTTAGAAACAATAACTATATAATACTGCAAGCTGTACAATTACAACATGTAGTTTATATGTAGATACCTGATTTTAATAGAATGTTCTCTGGTTTAAGGTCTGCGTGGATGATGTTTTGTTGCTGGAGAAATCCAAGCGTAGTTAAAACTCTCAGAGTCACTTTCTTTATATTGGGAATTAACTGCATAAGAAGGTTAACAGTTACAAAATAACATAGAAGATAGAATTGTGATTCATTCAAATAATTTCACAACAGATAGTTAAGCATCCTTACATAAACCCAATGCATATGTATGTTTCTATGATTGTgatgaatgagaaaaaaaataccatgatatcaataattgttAGCCAACTTCTAAATTGTCCTATTCATCAGATTAAACATTGTCTACCAGTTAACCTTAAACAGAACAATTCAAACACAGAAACTGTCTAAGCTTTACCCGGTGCCTGTTGATGATTGATACAGACTGACCAGGCTGTTAACTTTAAATGAACAATAATTCACTGACAAAGCTGTGTACTTTACTTTACTGACACACAGACTCACACACTGACAAAGCTGTGTACTTTACTTTACTGACACAGACTTACACACTGACAAAGCTGTGTACTTTACTTTACTGACACAGACTTACACACTGACAAAGCTGTGTACTTTACTTTACTGACACACAGACTCACACACTGACAAAGCTGTGTACTTTACTTTACTAACACAGACTTACACACTGACAAAGCTGTGTACTTTACTTTACTGACACAGACTTACACACTGACAAAGCTGTGTACTTTACTTTACTGACACAGACTTACACACTGACAAAGCTGTGTACTTTACTTTACTGACACAGACTTACACACTGACAAAGCTGTGTACTTTACTTTCAGACTTACACACTGACAAAGCTGTGTACTTTACTTTACTGACACACAGACTCACACACTGACAAAGCTGTGTACTTTACTTTACTGACACAGACTTACACACTGACAAAGCTGTGTACTTTACTTTACTGACACACAGACTAACACACTGACAAAGTTGTGTACTTTATTTTACTGACACAGACTTACACACTGACAAAGCTGTGTACTTTACTTTACTGACACACAGACTAACACACTGACAAAGCTGTGTACTTTGCTTTACTGACACACAGACTAACACACTAACAAAGCTGTGTACTTTACTTTACTGACACAGACTTACACACTGAGAAAGCTGTGTACTTTACTTTACTGACACACAGACTTACACACTGACAAAGCTGTGTACTTTACTTTATTGACATACAGACAAACACACTGACAAAGCTGTATACTTTACTTTACTAACACACAGACTAACACACTGAGAAAGCTGTGTACTTTACTTTACTGACACACAGTCTAACACAATGACAAAGCTGTGTACTTTACTTCACTGACACAGACTTATACTGACAAAGCTGTGTACTTTACTTCACTGACACAGACTTACACACTGACAAAGCTGTGTACTTTACTTCACTGACACAGACTAACACACTGACAAAGCTGTGTACTTCACTTTACTAACACACAGACTTACACACTGACAAAGTTTTGTACTTTACTTCACTGACACAGACTTACACTGACAAAGCTGTGTACTTTACTGACACAGACTTACACACTGACAAAGCTGTGTACTTTACTTTACTGACACAGACTTACACACTGACAAAGCTGTGTACTTTACTGACACACAGACTTACACACTGACAAAGCTGTGTACTTTACTTTACTGACACAGACTTACACACTGACAAAGCTGTGTACTTTACTTTACTGACACAGACTTACACACTGACAAAGCTGTGTACTTTACTGACACAGACTTACACACTGACAAAGCTGTGTACTTTACTGACACACATACTAACACACTGACAAAACTGTGTACTTTACTTTACTGACACAGACTTACACACTGACAAAGCTGTGTACTTTACTGACACAGACTTACACACTGACAAAGCTGTGTACTTTACTGACACAGACTTACACACTGACAAAGCTGTGTATTTTACTTTACTGACACAGACTTACACACTGACAAAGCTGTGTACTTTACTTTACTGACACAGACTTACACACTGACAAAGCGTAATGTGTACTTCACCTGGTCCCTGTTAAAGCCCTGAAACACCCGGGTCAAAGGAGCAGGTACCAGTGGCTCAAACACCAGGCAGAAGTGATCATCCAGCTCAAAGATATTCTAAAAAGGCAGaaggaaaaatcattttgagTTCATGTATATAATACATGCAAACCATGCATACAATACACACTTCATATGATtggtagctgcaggtctgtagctcccggtcagaaaaaatttggatggatgACCTGGGAGCTATagtgccacccattgaaaacACTGTGTATTTACTGCACCAAAAAATCGTCTTGGACTGAAcaaccttatttatacgcaaattttGCGAAAataattagtaccattaaattattcatgcaatttactactgatattatctctttatttgcctcagactttctccgcTACTGACCTCtgaaaatcaagtatgttaaATTAACATGGACATCGAGAGTTGCCATTTTGACAGGTAAACAAACTGCCCCCAATTCACTTTAcggggctggtgatggtgtaTAAAAGactatcagaggcaagtaaagagacgatatcagtagtaaattgcatttaatttaatagtgttgttttcacagaatttgcgtataaaaaaggttaatcagtccaaaactagtgcATGTTGCTGTGcgcaataaatacacaattttttcaatggttggcactgtagctcccaggtcatTCATCCCAATTTTTtccgacctgggagctacagacctgcagctatatgATTAGTAAATAGCAAAAAAACTTTCCTATTCTATAAATGACTTTCATATATTCGACTTCAATCAATACTAAAACACTATAAGtatacatgtttaatagatacaAATTATATGTTACATTTATCATATAAACAGTAAATAGCAAAAAGACTTTCCTATTCTATAAATGACTTTCATGTATTTGACTTTATTCAATAACTAAAACACTAAAGtatacatgtttaatagatacaAATTATACATCATATTAACCATATAAACAGTAAATGGCAAACATCTTTTCTTATAATTGACctcaaatatttgatttcatagccaaaactaattttataattcacaaattttcttcataacCCCACAAATAGGCACAATCTAACATTAAATAACGACCATGTAGAAAACTCTTCTGATAAAGTCACATAATCAAGTTGATGATGATAATGTCTGAACCAGCTGACCCACATACCAGTAACTGGACCACTCGAGAGGCCTTGTGGGGGTCTGCCACATTGAGGGACCACAGGAAGTGGATCTCCTGATAGGCCAGGTGGCCCCAGGTCTTGTGGAGGACCTTAATTACTACCAGAGAGTCCCAGTTAAACTCATCCTAAGAAAAGAAATtccgatttatttttttcaacattttacatAATAAACAAGAACTCCATGGGGTGTAACAACCATGCAAAAGCTAAATACCGGTAGACAATTCAACAGTTTTTAACATGGTAAAAATAAACTTGGGATTGGTATAGATAATACATGTTCCGTTACTAGGCTTATAATATGTGTATTATGTGTTTATCCCTTTTATCAATGCAATAAAATTTGTATGTTTCATTTATATGAGTGTGCTAAAATTTGTGGAACTCTTCATTGTGTCATACCTTTCGTGAAGGTAACATGAACATCGGTGACTACtctatacagggaaatatttgctcccattttatttttgtcccTTTCACCCTCATTGTCAAAGGGTGAATTTAtaactgggcgaattccaacgtcttaaattatctctctttagaCACACCTATGtatgggcgaattcaagatggggcgaaactgtttgcaagggAAGAGAGCGAAAAAAacatggggcaaaaataaccctgtatacaataTCTTTCTGACTTTGTAAGTACACAATAGAGAAAGTTTaatgataatgaaattcataatcgtatattttgtttattctaaGCTAAAACCTCTAAATTCtcagttttttttcattatttttaaaatgaaaactattCATGTCATTGAGTTTATGtttgtctttgttttgtttgttgtaCTCTTAACCTTTCTGTCatctaaatatgaaaaaaaacaatggcAGAGGCATAATTATACATGTCTCTGAGTTTACCCTTATCCTTGGTATCTTgatctaattttaaaaatctatgaaATGAGGGTGTAGATATAAATTCCAGTGTTTGCCGAAAATACCACTGAAACTtgacataaaaaattacaaaaaattattatatggCTATTGGGTAggaatcaccccccccccccttccaagcACTTGCCCTACTACCCACTTGCTGCATCTGGGCATCaaaaaaacatatgtacatttgtTTGAAGATGGAAAGCTAATCTTTGccctttttaataaaatatttgttcaatgaaaaaatgagcatcatgaatttcacagtttaaATTGATGTCCTTTATCATATATAGATTATCACATGACTATTTTGTATGGCTTCCTCCTTAACCTGAGGACATTTTGTAACAGTCCGAGAGCCtctaataaaattaatgtatcaaCAGGTTTATTTAGTGCATTTTATTATTGTTCAGCTTCAGTTAGATCCAAACTTGTGATcaatgttaacatttttataaataattagtctagaaatgaaaattaatcatTACCATCAGAACAAAATGAATAGATATGATGAATTATATATACACCAACCATCACCTGGTggtaaatgaaatttgataattcattatttcattGTTACTCATCAGTAATCAATAATGATGTTCTAGTTTTAAACCTTAGCAAAGATCTGTACGGAGGACTGCCCATGTGTCCGAGCCGACACTTTACCCAGCACCCGGTAACGAGAGGCCAGCAAGCTGTTCTTCTCTGGTACAAAGTGCCCATTGATGTCAGTAAAGCGTCCATattctatgataaaaaaaagaaaaagttataAGATAACGAGTTTACCCTAGGATTCCTCAATTGTCTGAATTAAGACCTACAGTAGGTATGGTACATTCTTAATAATTCTTGTCAGAAGACCTTAAAGATATTAGAACATGAAATTAATACTTAAAGGATTAAGATTATTCAGGCTGTCATTGGTAAAAGAAACAAAGGTCAAAATCTCTGAAAGCGCATCATTTGTcgctttttttaacaaatatttaatcaattatttcATTCAACATTTTCAACATGTATCTTCATTCAATATCTATGctgattttgttttccattagtCTATATGAATTATTAACATCCGACCCAAAAAATAACctaatacacaatacatgtaagAACAAAGCGCTTGGtgaatacaatatttacattttctcacACTCATTGACGTTTCGCGGATATTACCGTCCTCACAATTGCTATATTTGCTCAAAATAGTATTACATAAATATCTCATGATTTGAAAGGAAGATGACTTCATGAGTGAATCATCACTGTACTCtacaaaaaaaccctgaaaaacATATCAAACTAGAAAGATGTATCGAAATACTTACAATGGCGGAAGTAGTATTATCTTAATCAGGAAATCACCTTGACCCTATACCagatgttttgaaaacaaaataaaacagttaCACCCTAATACCATGAGTGGATTCAAAGTTCAGGAATACTTTCAAAATTGAGTGCATTTATACAAGGGTGTgaaaattagttcatgtttaacTTTTATGTATAACTGTTAGGTACACATTTCCAATGCAGACTTTTATTTGGTAGATCTTGTCCACAAAAGGTCAATTTAAGAGAAAGCTGTGGTTACAAAAAATGCAAGAAATTTCACACCAgctgatttaatttcattttcaatcacAATTCCATTCCATGTACTCAGAATTCATCTTCATATCAAAGTGCTTctacaattttacatgtatattgtgtttCATGTGTTTAGcattttttttgtctttctCATTTTGGTACATCGAACAgaaatcatttaattataaattgtttaataatGGCTATAAGGATTTTCAAACACAAGTACACACTATATAGCTCGCATCTCATGATCAAACCTTGCGACACATTCCAACTGATGATTCAATGCAATCCAGTTTATAATTGTACAGTACCAGCATCACACTTACCATATAGAGGCAGGACTGAGGCATCATTGGACTTTATTTTGGTGAAGAGTTTTTTCAGGCCTCCGGTGACGTAAGCAGAGAAATGAACCTGAGGTGGGTCCAGGTGTACCAGTTTGTCATGAGGCCTGTATAATTAAGACAAAAACTTAGTCTTTATCCTTTCCGACTCTTAAACAAATATATCTCCTTCATAatacatcaaagaaaatcacaaACATTTTAGTCTTTTTTATTGCAATTAATtctatacaaaaaattaaaattttgtctAATTCAAAAGtaataatagtaaaaaaaaattctcaatttgataagtttacAAATTACGTTTTGCCACAGGTGGTCAATGACTGCATCCCCCTATCAAAAAATGGAAAGCCCAAACACTGCTCTGATGTTTAAATATCATATAAGAGTGTACATTATATTACTGCAAGTTGTTTACTTCTGTCACAGTAACATTAACAGAAAAGCAAATATTCTCTTTAAAAGCATGATAAAAATGAGATATTTCGACTGCGATAATATCACCCTGTGCTTATTTGATCTATATGCAGATACAGTCAAGACTGTCTTATGTGACCATCTGGAAAGGGACATATAAAAACAATCACATAAGCCAGGGAGTTACATAACACAGTCCATAATAACTAAGTTGCTTCAAATGAAGCCAGAAGTATCAGACGGTTTTTTGGccttttcaatgatttttatattttacatgccaGGAAAACATGAGAACTTGCGCCATTACAAAAATAGGAAATTTGCAAGATATATTGGactatttaaaatgaaacataaataatacaaaaaaacatttattgccCCCTTCTTTTgaaacatctgtgaaaaaaatgaatggaactgcaaataattgaaacatctgcaaagaaaatgaacggaaactgcaaataactggaatttttctaagtccaagggacataactctgtATTAATTTTGCTTGTTCAAACTCAATATAAAACTTGACCTAGAtgttatcatgataaacctgtataccaaatttcatttcaatatcttcatcctctacaaagaaaatgaatggaaacggcaaataattcaaatttttctaCATCCAATGGGCATTGCTCTGTATAAACTTGCTCGATCGAACCCAATATGGAACTtaacctagatattatcatgattaacatGCATACCAAAGTTCtattcaatatgttcatcctctgtgaagaaaatgagcagaaactgcaaataattagaatttttcTGCGTCCAAGAGGCATACCTCTGTCGAAATTGCTCAATCgaacccaatatcgaacttgacctagatattatcatgataaacctgaataccaaatttcatttcaatatgttcaccttcagcgaagaaaatgaacggaaactgttggtggactgaCCACCCAACCGACATAttgcagcaaagcaatatgccctcccttcttcgaagggggcattaaaaaagagaaatgtATAAAAGCTTGAAATTATTACCGGTATATCCAATAGAGTGAAGTCATCTTATGATATCCCaggtttttcttttatattgcattaagATAGATAACAACCTGTTACAAACATGTAGACTTCTCCGTTTGCATGGAGTCAAGAAACTTTCGcaggggtgtgcaattacaaaatttggccaCTAGCCCAGGGGCTAGTGGGAGTACCAAAATTACTAGCCCAAGATTCAAAGTTACTAGCCAGACTATTTCAGACATGtcgacatttcattttataaaaaaaaacctaaattttatgtacataatgTTTTCTCCTGTATGATgctagtatataattattaatatacaaaatatttattacttgcATGTTTTCTGTGGTAGActagttcaaaaatattcaacttcattgatctctcacattttagttacaaaattggtttgggtactgtttatataataaaaccCAAACATAACATTGTGAATGTGAACAGACTCTTTAAAATCACTGCAACTATCTATGTGTGCATGCATTTTATCCTGTTTAATTTCCATGTACAAAATACAACTATGCAATTAATTAcgtaatggtaaattttaattaaaaataatggaaagtgcacaaataataatatgcaaaatatgattttttttttttaattcaccaaGCAGGTCACTTAAAAATGTGTTCATGAGAATAGTTGGTgcagaaatttataatatctctgtaatgcatctctctctctctctctctctctctctctctctgtaaaaaaaatcatatcaaaaaaaAGCCAATGAATACATATTAAAGAAAAAGGAATCATTTTAACAGTGATGTCACTTGAAACAGCTGCACAGGTAACTACGGAAGCCATGTGCAGTGAGGCGTGACTATCTCGTCTAGCCACTGGTCAGGTCAACACTGTCGGTAAAACTTCAAAGTGTGAAACTTACAGCAGAGTGTTTTTTCTCAGAAGAATGTAGCACgagaaaaaaatgcttaagaAATTTTAAGGCTATCATGACTTAAAAAGAGCAGATATTATGCCTCTGTGATAACGATGACGATACACTTTTCCTACTAGGACACTGCAAATTTACCGGCATATTTTGCCAACTCTGGTTATGATTTACTAGCCCGACGGGCCACCACAGTTAATGTTTTTGCTAGCCCGACCTCTAAAATCGGTAGCCCCGGGCGTCGGGCGATggtaattgcacacccctgTTTCGTATGATGATTTTTGGGGGCAGTATTAACCTGTTCAGGTATTTTGTGGTTGGCACATTTGCTCTTAGATTTACTCTTTCACAGCTCTGAGATACAAATGCAGAGATTAATTATCCAAAAATCTGGTAAATGTATTGTAATAGTGACATATTATAAAAGAATGAAACTACTGGTTTGTACAGATATAGTCAAATCTAAAGTCTCAATGCCCAACATATAGATTACAACTGTGATGTTCAGACCAATTCAAATAATAAGGCCAAATAGCTCAGTTGTTAGAGCACCTAACAAAAGATCCAAGGTTCGAAACCCAGTCTGGTCCAcaattatttctcccatctggTATCCATTACATTTGGTGCCATGCAAACCTCTGGAACTGAcggttaactcctgccagggaaAAGAGCCTGGGGATGTTGATCTTCCAAAGTCAAACACCATTTGAGTAGAAATTCAGTGAGCCAGACCCCTGGTTCAAACAAGTTCTTGTCTGTAATTCTTTCTCCCATCCCATTACACACCATTAGAATATTTTGTGAATTACATATTTGACTATTAttactataaaaatatatattgcctTCAAGGGTTTAATCCAAGCAACGTGTGAAGCAAAATAAAGCAACTGAACTATGCATTGATAACctttatataaacaaatggTTTCAATCATTTCTCTAATGATTGCGTTTATCAGAGTAGAGAAGGTaaagaggaaattcgaaatgcTAGTTTCTCATTCAAAATAAATGCTTAGCCTTATATCAAAAAATGCACACCGTATGTTTTTGGCctgaaatttagaattcatCACGATTCCATTTTCTCACGAATAGAGGTATTCAAATTCCTCCTAATTCACAGCAATACTGATCAATCAGTCATTGAGACTCATTGTTGACATTTTAGATGTACCCGCCATTTCTCATTCACTTCTCGTATGTTCACGCCAAATACGAGAATTCCTAGTTAGAACCAAGCCCCGCCTCTTCCTGTCCATCACGCGTTTCCTCTTCCCACGGAGGTGAACCAAATAAACGGCAGGCTTTTATTGGCTCTGAAGGTATTGTGAGGATACCCTTGTCTACAGTTTAACTCTGAGAAAATGGGCGGTCACTCGCGAGATGCGCTTTGGACAAGTCCAGACCTGTCGTATTTTCTGATTGGTTGGTTCCATATATGGATAATGATGCAATGGTGTTTTCAAACAAACCAAGCATGCGTATATCACGGTTCACGTGTGCAAATTACTATTACTACCGATTTTTTGCGGGAAACGTTCACAACCTTCTAGAGATTATAGGTAAGTATTTCGTCGATAACCTATGCTGGTATACATTTAAATAGCTGTATAACAGTCAATATTTAtgtattgtttgataatatatgCTATTTTGTGCATATTAATTATGTAATAGAAAATACTATAATTAATATGAcgtaatgtttaattatatatacaaaatgtaaattttcatttccatGTTGTGAAATACATTAACGtataatttaattatggttgtaacgcggcatttgattggatagaaaaatttagttaaatttgtataacctggtttgcacgtcacaagacacgtcacaatgcaccaacgtactaattcacttgacgttacgtttgaattttgaacagatttatatcatttttaaaataaaacggactcaatttgtacagcaaattccagaaaattaaattataaggaatgaactcaatatctacccaagttatactcgtataacctgggttggagcaatttacgcttttttataatccgcttcgcggattataaagcgtaaattgccccaacccaggttatacgagtataacttgggtagacattgagttcatttcttaaataatgaaaaatagaaCATGTTAAAACAGAAGAAGTGATGTCGGTACTAAAGCCTGTACACTATATTTTTTATCCTTCCAAAACGTAAACTTAAAATTGGCAAGCGTCCagctttgttttgaatttatgcAGTGAACATCAATTATTAAGACATTTCTCTAGCATCGAGTGTAAGATAAAGATGGCTATTTTTTGATAACTTGAAATACAGCTTAGATTAATTCTACAGAATCCTGATGTAGTTCAACATGCAACAGTCTTCTAAAGGAAATTCTAAAGAGAATTTTGAAGTAGACGAACCAGACGAGAGCCCTTCAGCCTTTTCTGTGTGTTCCAAGGACAAGAAAATTAAGAGACCATCTTCCGGAAAACGCGACAGTGGATATGGCACGGACAATTCACCAGCAAGTGCTGCCCTTGGAAACCAGCTTATGTTTAGTTTTGATGACATCCCATCATCGCCATTGTCAGATGAGCCCTCTGCACAGGAAAGTTTAGAGAATTCCGGTGAATTAGAGGACCCGGTGTCCGGAGATATCAGTGACCAGGAAGTGGAAATGGTCCTGTCCAATCCTAGTTCCCCCGGGCTTCATCCCTCGATCCCCGTGCCCAACCGGCCCTCTGCACCCTTCCCACGGGGAGGGGAGGCAGAGATGGAGTTGGATATAATACAGGGAATAAGCAGTGAGTCGTGTATATCGTCACCGTGTGTGCAGCGGACTCGTAGCCGAGTTAGGAGGAATGGAGTTTATTTCCGACCAATCGTGAACCGGTCCGTGGGGACCCAGACTCCGAACCCCACCTGCCAAATTGTCCACGATGTCATAGACCGTTTTCACCCCTATGGACATGTACGAGGTTAGTGTTATATAtgttgttttacttttttcatataTGTTATAAGTGCATTTGGAACCAATTTTAGACTAATTCCCTCCCTCGTGAACTCAATATACTCGAGATGATGTGTATATAATAAGTATGAAAAGTTTATTGACCAGCAATTCAGTTCATAATGTGAGACTTATAGTTCTGAAATAATGCCAAAATCGTGAATCAGATGATAGTCATTGCGGAAATGTGGCGCGGAAACTGCATGCATTTCTGAAGTGGTGAACTCCCAGCTCTGCTCTTCGTGTGTCATTGTAAGATCAGGGGCCCGCAAAACTACATGGTTGACGAGGGtactaataataattattacaaatCTAGGTTATTAGTACTTCATGAGACGAAAGTTCGTCGCCAGGGTAACTGTCTTCTGCTGATATAAATGAGGTCGGCCTGACAAGAGGTTGACACAGCTCTTCTAATCAATCATTCGGATAGATATTCTGTTGATGTAATGTGTCTCTTGTGTAAACAAATAAGCTAGAAGTTGGATTAGAATTTTTATCTTCAATCAAGTTCAATGTTCAAAATCAAGGTCTTTGTAGTTACACCTGCATTTACCTAAGGGTAAACCCCAACGAGGGTTTACCTGCTCACACTCTCCAGGTATGATTACATCAGCGATATAAATAGACTTGTAGATCGCTATCGATCACCATGATCATGTGTTTTATTCCATGTAGACTATTGTCCATTATCTCAAAGTCAACACACAACCATTCCGTCTTTGAAACTTTGATTATTTAAACTATTACTAAATCAGTTTATATAATGGCATTGCGGAAATTGGCAACCAATTACACATTGTTATCATATCATAACAATTCTTTCATacggaaaaaataaaaaactgttcgaacaaaatatatcaaaaatatgatattttagttCTTCACACAAAAAGTTTGACACTTTTTAAATCTTTGCTTTATCTACAGATTCCCTGACCAGAAACCGCCATAATTCGGCGGAGGATCAACATCCGTCCTCTTCTAGTCCACTTCCTGACATCATTCCGACGTCACGTGACCGCTCGGTCTCTCTCCCGGACGTCCCCTCCCTCCGCCAGCAACAAGAGCAGGCCGTGGGGAGAGAGCTCCGGAGGATCAGCGACGAGTTCCACGAGGCCTTCACCACGCCCCTCAGGGTGAGTAGAACACCCCCACCCCGCCGTATCAAGAACTACTAGTCTTTTTGTCTACCTATGAAATGTCAAGTCAATTTCTCTGATGTGTTAGATGAAAAACTCTATAAAACATTGGAAGAGGAGTGGGGCTTATGATCGTGTGTTAGATTCAAATCGAGCATAACCGCAACCATTAGTGGAAATAATAGCTAGCACTAGATGCTCCTGTCCCCAGGAATACCCCCTCGTTATGTCTGGCACATAATGCCGGGGTAAAAAGGACGATAAAAGGAAAGCAATTAATATATGTACCCACACCCTTATAGTTCACCGAGTTCTTTTGCGTACGGCGTAACAACTGGTGTgttgtaaatgtttatttttgacaaACGTCAAAAAACAAGCGTCCTAGATGTTTGTCAATTTCAATTACATCCTAAAGTACATAAAACTTATCCGTCGTGATAAGGCAGATGCCCGCTTGTGTCAAGCCCGCTAGTTTA containing:
- the LOC105337001 gene encoding uncharacterized protein yields the protein MQQSSKGNSKENFEVDEPDESPSAFSVCSKDKKIKRPSSGKRDSGYGTDNSPASAALGNQLMFSFDDIPSSPLSDEPSAQESLENSGELEDPVSGDISDQEVEMVLSNPSSPGLHPSIPVPNRPSAPFPRGGEAEMELDIIQGISSESCISSPCVQRTRSRVRRNGVYFRPIVNRSVGTQTPNPTCQIVHDVIDRFHPYGHVRDSLTRNRHNSAEDQHPSSSSPLPDIIPTSRDRSVSLPDVPSLRQQQEQAVGRELRRISDEFHEAFTTPLRRPSLFMGPQSFPGSARFNMANLWDSLRSFISSPVTVRHDDDLDPDNDQEDADVFPAKC